Proteins from a genomic interval of Inquilinus sp. Marseille-Q2685:
- a CDS encoding rhomboid family intramembrane serine protease, translated as MSRQPIFNVPPITLWLSGVMIAVFAVIHLLPESLWAPIIYRMAVVPAYFGYLDQLPPLDALTVVASLVFYALVHSEPIHLIANLGFFLAFGSVCERHYGLRRYTVLLLVTTVVAALAQVAANWGEETTLIGASGAVSGCIAAFCRLALARHDPAGRRLALNLIGFTIIANALFALMGGGFMGVNAQIAWQAHIGGFLAGLVLGAPRRA; from the coding sequence ATGTCGCGCCAGCCGATCTTCAACGTCCCGCCGATCACGCTGTGGCTGAGCGGCGTGATGATCGCGGTCTTCGCCGTCATCCATCTGCTGCCGGAATCGCTTTGGGCGCCGATCATCTACCGCATGGCGGTGGTGCCGGCCTATTTCGGCTATCTGGACCAGCTGCCGCCGCTCGACGCGCTGACGGTGGTCGCCTCGCTGGTATTCTACGCGCTGGTCCATTCCGAGCCGATCCACCTGATCGCCAATCTCGGCTTCTTCCTGGCCTTCGGCAGCGTCTGCGAGCGGCACTACGGCCTGCGCCGCTACACCGTGCTGCTGCTGGTCACGACCGTCGTCGCGGCCCTGGCCCAGGTCGCGGCGAACTGGGGCGAGGAGACAACGCTGATCGGCGCCTCCGGCGCGGTGTCGGGCTGCATCGCCGCCTTCTGCCGGCTGGCGCTGGCGCGGCACGATCCCGCGGGGCGGCGGCTGGCGCTGAACCTGATCGGCTTCACCATCATCGCCAACGCCCTGTTCGCGCTGATGGGCGGCGGCTTCATGGGCGTGAACGCCCAGATCGCCTGGCAGGCGCATATCGGCGGGTTCCTGGCCGGCCTCGTCCTGGGAGCCCCGCGCCGAGCGTGA
- a CDS encoding MmcQ/YjbR family DNA-binding protein yields MTPETVEEFCLTLPGAALSVQWGGAHVFKVGGKIFAILAGMSRGEPEAWFKASDFSYILLVEQPGIRPAPYLARAKWVAAALDALPADDLQAYLREAHRLILAKLTRAARAEILGAG; encoded by the coding sequence ATGACGCCCGAAACGGTCGAGGAATTCTGCCTGACCCTGCCCGGCGCGGCCCTGAGCGTGCAGTGGGGCGGCGCCCATGTGTTCAAGGTCGGCGGCAAGATCTTCGCCATCCTGGCCGGGATGTCGCGCGGCGAACCCGAGGCCTGGTTCAAGGCGTCGGACTTCTCCTACATCCTGCTGGTCGAGCAGCCGGGCATCCGCCCGGCGCCCTATCTGGCCCGCGCCAAATGGGTGGCGGCGGCGCTCGACGCCCTCCCCGCCGACGACCTGCAGGCCTATCTGCGCGAGGCGCACCGCCTGATCCTGGCCAAGCTGACCCGGGCGGCGCGGGCGGAGATCCTGGGGGCGGGGTGA
- a CDS encoding zinc-finger domain-containing protein, producing MQPAALQPSDVIEVDRDVETVGCDGGGGPLGHPMVYYPIGHEHEVVCNYCGRRFVRKANRHGH from the coding sequence ATGCAGCCCGCCGCCCTTCAGCCGTCCGATGTGATCGAGGTCGACCGCGATGTCGAGACCGTCGGGTGCGACGGCGGCGGCGGCCCGCTGGGCCACCCGATGGTCTATTACCCGATCGGGCATGAGCACGAGGTGGTGTGCAACTATTGCGGCCGCCGCTTCGTCCGCAAGGCCAACCGCCACGGCCACTGA
- a CDS encoding ABC transporter ATP-binding protein produces MNAAAPESAIRLRGLTKTYRGRNRQPDKLALHPIDLDIPAGSIFGLLGPNGAGKSTLINILAGLVTKTAGDAWIWGFDIARAPRQARAAIGVVPQELNIDPFFTPRELLDLQAGLYGVPKNERITADLLAAVGLADKADAYARTLSGGMRRRLMVAKAMVHSPPVLVLDEPTAGVDIELRRSLWAHVRALNRAGTTIVLTTHYLEEAEELCDRIAIIDHGRIVACDSTANLLSSVDSKTLVVSLSEPLDALPPALAARGMELAGAARLVLRYRPSETRLGDLLTLMDQAGVRIADLSTEETDLEDIFLQLTGEGAAAARRAAGE; encoded by the coding sequence ATGAATGCCGCCGCCCCCGAGAGCGCCATCCGCCTGCGCGGCCTGACCAAGACCTATCGCGGCCGCAACCGGCAGCCGGACAAGCTGGCGCTGCACCCGATCGACCTCGACATCCCCGCCGGCTCGATCTTCGGCCTGCTGGGCCCGAACGGCGCCGGCAAGTCGACCCTGATCAACATCCTGGCCGGCCTCGTCACCAAGACCGCAGGCGACGCCTGGATCTGGGGCTTCGACATCGCCCGCGCGCCGCGCCAGGCGCGGGCCGCGATCGGCGTGGTGCCGCAGGAGCTGAACATCGACCCCTTCTTCACCCCGCGCGAGCTGCTGGACCTGCAGGCCGGCCTCTACGGCGTGCCGAAGAACGAGCGGATCACCGCGGATCTCCTGGCCGCGGTCGGGCTGGCGGACAAGGCCGACGCCTATGCCCGCACCCTGTCGGGCGGCATGCGGCGGCGGCTGATGGTGGCCAAGGCGATGGTGCATTCGCCGCCCGTGCTGGTGCTGGACGAGCCGACCGCCGGCGTCGACATCGAGCTGCGGCGCAGCCTGTGGGCCCATGTCCGGGCGCTGAACCGGGCCGGCACCACCATCGTGCTCACCACGCACTACCTGGAGGAGGCGGAGGAGCTGTGCGACCGGATCGCGATCATCGATCACGGCCGCATCGTCGCCTGCGACAGCACCGCCAACCTCCTGTCCAGCGTCGACAGCAAGACCCTGGTGGTGAGCCTGAGCGAGCCGCTGGACGCGCTGCCGCCGGCCCTGGCCGCCCGCGGCATGGAGCTGGCGGGCGCGGCCCGGCTGGTGCTGCGCTACCGGCCGAGCGAGACCCGGCTGGGCGACTTGCTGACTCTGATGGACCAGGCCGGCGTGCGCATCGCCGACCTGTCCACCGAGGAGACGGACCTGGAGGACATCTTCCTGCAGCTGACCGGCGAGGGCGCCGCCGCGGCGCGGAGGGCGGCGGGGGAGTAA
- a CDS encoding toxin-antitoxin system HicB family antitoxin, whose product MSKANYALRLQPSLKSAAERLAAAEGTSLNQFINVAVAEKLSALETEEFFRKRAATGDRAAFLRFLDEAGDEPPADEDAG is encoded by the coding sequence ATGAGCAAGGCCAACTATGCGCTGCGTCTTCAGCCTTCGCTCAAGAGCGCGGCGGAACGCCTGGCGGCGGCTGAAGGCACCAGCCTGAACCAGTTCATCAACGTCGCCGTGGCCGAAAAGCTGTCGGCGCTCGAAACGGAGGAATTCTTCCGGAAGCGGGCGGCTACAGGAGACCGGGCGGCGTTCCTGCGCTTCCTCGACGAGGCCGGCGACGAACCGCCGGCCGACGAGGACGCCGGCTGA